Within the Gemmatimonadaceae bacterium genome, the region CGCGCCGCGTGGCGCGCGCCGGGTCCACCAGATAGATGGTGCCGCGGTCGTCTTTCCCTGTCGACGTGTAGAGGAAGCGCACGCTGTCCTCGAGCCAGACCGGGGTGACGGTCGCGCCGAGGACGTAGGCCCCGGCGGTTCGGATGACATCGGCACGGTGATAGTCGGGGCGTTGCGCGGGGAGCGCGAGCGGTGCCATCAGGAGCGCGGCTGACAGCGCGATGGACGGTCGCATGGTGGGGCGGGGTGGGAGGAAGGCACCATCGTGAATCCTGCCCCCGAACGCGCGACGAGTCCGTGACGTTGACGCTGTGGCCGGACGACGCTGTCCCAGGGAGCGCAGGGTCCCGCCAGGTGGCTCAGGCCATGCGCGGCCAGTCGGGGAAGATGCGCTCGGTGTCGCTGGCGCCGTGGGTGCGGAGAAGGGCGACGAGCACCTCGCGATAGTCGGTCGTCACCGCGAGGTCGCCCGGCCCGTCCAGCCGCTCGCGCTCGAGACCTGGCCAGCGTGCGCGCACCGACCCGCCCTGCGCGCCGTCGCCCATCACGAACATCACGCTTGCGCGCCCATGATCGGTGCCTAACGACGCATTCTCGGCGACGCGGCGGCCGAACTCGGTCATCACCACTACCGTCACGCGCCCCATCTCGGCGGGGCCAAGGTCGGTGTGGAAGGCGTGCAGCCCGCGCGCGAGGCGGTCCATCAACGGGTCGAGCAGGGTCCCCTGCGTGAAGTGCGAGTCCCACCCTCCGAGGTCGACCGTCGCCACCGCGAGCCCTACGCGTCCCCTGATGAGGCGCGCCACTTCGGCCAGGTCGCGGCCGAAGTCGTCGCCCGGATACGCCGCGCCGTGTGCGGGCGCGTGCGGCATGCCGCGAAGCTGGGCGACGTGACGCAACGCGGCGAGCGTGTCGCGCGCGGCGGGGGCCAGCCGCCCGCCCAACGCGGACGGGGCGCCGGCGTAGAGCGTGTCGAGCGCGCCGAGCATGGCGTGGTCGTCGGCGTCGAGCGCGAAGTCGTCGAGCGAGCGGAGGACGGCGACCGACGGGGCTCCACGCAGCGACTCGGGAAACGACTCGCCGATGGCAACGCTCGAGAGGGCAGTCGCGGCGTTGCCGTAGCGCACGCGCAGGAAGCGTCCCAGCCACCCGCCACCGGACGTGCCGCCGTGCTCCATGAGGTCCTGCGCTTCGAAGTGCGAACGAGAGGTGTCGTCGGAGCCCACGGCGTGCACGATCCCGAGTGCGCCGTCGTGGAAGAGCGGGGCCAGCGGGGCCAGGCGCGGGTTCAGGGCGAAGCGGTCGTCCAGCCGGATCGATTCGGCGCGCGTCACTCCGATCGTCGGGCGCGCCACATGATAGGCGTCGTCGCCGATGGGCGGGACGAGCGCGAGCCCGTCCGCGCCCCCGCGCAGGAAGATCACGACGAGGGTGCGGCGGTCGTCGCCGTTGCCGGTGCTCCACGTGGTGGGCATGTGGTGGCGTGATCGTTAGGCGAGCTGGAAGCCGGGCGACGAGAGGGCGAGCGCGAGGCGGTGGCGCACTCCGCGTGTGGCGCGCAACTCCGCATCGCTGGGACGGCGCCCCAGGAGGTGAGCGAGGAGTGCGGCGTCGCCGCCGGCGCGAGTGACCAGCGACGTCGCATCGATGCGCGTCCCCTCGATGCGACCGCGCACCAGCGCCATGGCGAACTGCCAGCGCCAGAGCAGCGTCCCCAGCCACGGCGCTGCCTCATCGGGATAGCCGTCGGGGGTCGGGTACTGGAACGGGACCTCGCCCAGCCGTTCGAGCCAGGGGACGAGCGGGCGCGCGTCGTCGATGGTGGCGTCGGTGGCGCGCAGCGCGCTGGCGACGAAGTGGAACGGGCGCTTGAAGCGCGTCCCGCGTGCGGCAGCGAACGCCGATGTCGCGAAGAGCGTGCGCAGCGTCGGCGCGATCTCGCCCCCTGTCGCGGCAAAGGTGCGCGCCACGGCATCGATGGCCGCGGCTGGCGGGTCGTCGGCGATGAAATGGCGGCAGAGCTTCGTGGCGAGGAAGTGCGCGCACGACGGGTGCGTGACGACGATCTGCAGCACTTCATCCACATCGCGCCTCCCGCATCCGGCGGGGATCACCTGTCCCAGGACGACCTTCTCGCCGTTGTCATGCGCATCGGCGTCGAACTCGACGCGCCCGATCCCGAAGGTCGATTCCCCCTTGGAGCGCACCGTCCACCCGGTGAGCGCGCGCGCGACCTCCATCACGTCGTGCTGCGTGTAGCCGCCGTGCGCGCCTAACGTATGCAGCTCGAGGAGTTCGCGGGCGTAGTTCTCGTTGGGGCGCTCGTCGGCGGAGCGACGCCGGTTCACTCGCCCGTCGAGGTACCAGAGCATGGCCGGGTGCAAGACGACGGCGCGCAGCAGTTCGGGAAAGCGGCCGAGCGCGTGCGGTTGCAGGACGTCGCGCGCGAAGGCAGGCGTGAGCCAGCGGCAGTCGCCCTTGGAGTGGTCGATGTTGAAGTGGTCAGCCCACCAGCCGGTCATCACCGTGTGCAGCTGACGCTCGGCGTACACGGCGCGCAGCAGCGCCCCGGCGGCGAGCGACTCGCGCAGCAGCGCTGGCTGGAACTCGAACAGCTCCCCGATGGGCTCGGCGAGGACCTCGAGACGGCGCACGGCACGCTCGGCGGGCGCGTCGTGCGCGCGCGGTGCGAGTTGCTCGTCGAGGTAGCGCTCGATCGCTTCGTGAGGAGTCGCGCCCAGGGCGCGGACGCGAGCATGGTCGCCTGGGCGCGCGCCGTAGGTGGTGCGTGCGAGGACGTGCGCGACGTCGTCGACATCGCCGTTGGCTGGCGGTTGGAACGGCGGCACGTCGCCCGTGTCCCAGAGGGCGCGCCCGTCGCCCGCGCCGTTGCAGCTCGCGATGGTCGCGGAGGCCGCCAACGCGCCCCCCGCCTGGAGGAAGCGCCGACGCGTGATCACGCGGCGCTCGCCAGCTCGATCGGCGTCGTGCCGCGCCTGGTGCGCATGGCGAGCACCGTGGCGCCACACCCGCTGCAGAGCACCCACGGGAGGACGACGAACCATCCAACGACGGGCAGCAGGAACGCAAGGGCGAGGACCGCTCCGCCGCGCAGCGAGCGGCGCCAGGGCGAGCGGGTGTCGTCGGCATGCACGAGCCCGTGCCCCACGCGCTCGGCGAGGCCGGCCGACCCGGCGAGTCCCAGCACGAACGGCACGCCGGCCACCACGCCCCCCAGCACCTTGAGCCAGGCGTTAGGCGCCCCGGTGAGGAGCACGACCCCCAGCAGGAGCAAGGGAACGGTGACGGCGAGGCCAACGAGGGTGATGCGCCACGGGCGCAGCCCGTACGCCGTGCGCGCGCGGTCGACGATGACGGGGAAAAGCGCGGCCGACACCAGCCAGTAGCTGACGATGACGACGAGCGCCCCGAGGACCAGGAGGACGTACTTGAGGACGTCGGCCATGATCATGTGTCCCTCCAGCCGCAACGTGCGGCGTGTGGGTGTGTGCATACCTACGACGTGCAGGCGCGGCGGGTTTCCGATGTGCGCAATGGCACGTTGGAGGCGGCGCGCGCACCGGCCAATCTGTGGGTGCATTCGCGTCGCATCCCATAGGACAGCGCACACCCCGGTGACGCCACCGCTCGCGCATGACGCGCCGACACATGGGTCCCAGCTTTCGCTGGGACGGTGGGTGGTCGCGGGCGCTGGGACGGTCGGTGGTCAGAGCGCCGGCGTGCACCGCGCCGCGACGCGAGTATCTTTTCCGGGCGGCACCACCCGAATCGCTCCAACCGATACCGACATGCCCTCCGAGAACGCGACCATCATCTGGACCCAGATCGACGAGGCGCCCGCGCTGGCGACCTTCTCGCTCCTCCCCATCGTCCAGGCCTTCACCGCCGGCTCCGGCGTCTCGATCGAGACGCGCGACATCTCATTGGCGGGGCGCATCCTCGCCAACTTCGCCGATGCCCTCACGCCGGAGCAGCGGATTCCCGATCACCTGGCCGCGCTCGGTGAGTTGGCGACCAGGGCCGAGGCGAACATCATCAAGCTGCCCAACATCTCGGCGTCGGTCCCGCAGCTCAAGGAAGCGATCGCCGAGCTGCAGGCGCAGGGCTTCGCCGTCCCCAACTATCCGGAGTCGCCCGCCAACGACGCGGAGAAGGCGATCGCCGCTCGTTATGCCAAGGTGCTCGGCTCGGCCGTGAATCCGGTGTTGCGCGAAGGGAACTCCGACCGCCGCGCCCCGCTCTCGGTCAAGGCGTTCGCGCAGAAGAACCCGCACAAGCTTGGCGCCTGGTCCCGGGATTCGAAGACGCACGTGGCGCACATGACCGAGGGGGACTTCTACGGCAGCGAGAACTCGCTCACCCTTCCCGCGGCGACGAGTGCGCGTATCGAGTTCGTAGCAGCTGACGGCTCGACGACGGTGCTCAGGAAGGGACTGGCGCTCGAGGCCGGTGAGATCCTCGACACGGCGGTGATGCGCGCCCGCTCGCTGCGCGCCTTCTTCGCGAAGGAGATCGCCGACGCCAAGGCCAATGACCTCCTCCTCTCGCTGCACCTCAAGGCGACGATGATGAAGGTGTCGGATCCGGTGATGTTCGGGCACGCGGTCACGGTCTTCTTCGAGGAATTGTTCACGAAGCACGCTGAATCGTTCAAGGCGTTAGGCGTGAACCCGCGCAACGGGCTGGGCGACGTGTACGCGAAGATCGCCGCACTCCCCGAGAGCGAGCGCCAGGCGATCGAGACGGACATCGCCGCCACCTACGCCTCGCGTCCGGCGCTGGCGATGGTCGATTCCGACAAGGGGATCACCAACCTGCACGTCCCCAACGACGTCATCATCGACGCCTCGATGCCGGTGGTGGTGCGCGACAGCGGGAAGATGTGGGGGCCGGACGGGAAGCTGCACGACACCAAGGCGCTCGTCCCCGATCGCTGCTACGCCGAGTTGTACGAGGCCGTGTTCGACGACTGCCGTGCGCATGGGGCGTATGATCCGCGCACGATGGGCGATGTGCCGAACGTGGGGCTCATGGCGCAGAAGGCGGAGGAGTACGGTTCGCACGACAAGACGTTCATTGCCACCGGTGCCGGCGTGATTCGCGTCGTCGACGAGACCTCAGGGGCGACGCTGTTGCAGCAGACGGTGGAGGGTGGCGACATCTTCCGCGGGTGCCAGACCAAGGACCTCCCGATTCGCGACTGGGTGAAGCTGGCGGTGCGCCGCGCCCGCGCCACCGGGGCGCCGGCGGTGTTCTGGCTCGACCGCAACCGCGCGCACGATGCGCAGGTGATCGCCAAGGTCGAGACGTATCTCAAGGACCACGACACGGCGGGACTCGACATTCGCGTCCTGTCGCCCGTCGACGCGATGAAGTTGTCGCTGGCGCGCATCCGCGAGGGGAAGGATACGATCTCCGTGACGGGAAACGTGCTGCGCGACTATCTCACCGATCTCTTCCCGATCCTCGAGATCGGGACGTCGGCCAAGATGCTGTCCGTCGTCCCGCTCCTCGCCGGTGGCGGCCTGTTCGAGACCGGCGCCGGCGGCTCGGCTCCCAAGCACGTGCAGCAGTTTCAGGAGGAGGGTTACCTGCG harbors:
- a CDS encoding DUF1501 domain-containing protein, which codes for MPTTWSTGNGDDRRTLVVIFLRGGADGLALVPPIGDDAYHVARPTIGVTRAESIRLDDRFALNPRLAPLAPLFHDGALGIVHAVGSDDTSRSHFEAQDLMEHGGTSGGGWLGRFLRVRYGNAATALSSVAIGESFPESLRGAPSVAVLRSLDDFALDADDHAMLGALDTLYAGAPSALGGRLAPAARDTLAALRHVAQLRGMPHAPAHGAAYPGDDFGRDLAEVARLIRGRVGLAVATVDLGGWDSHFTQGTLLDPLMDRLARGLHAFHTDLGPAEMGRVTVVVMTEFGRRVAENASLGTDHGRASVMFVMGDGAQGGSVRARWPGLERERLDGPGDLAVTTDYREVLVALLRTHGASDTERIFPDWPRMA
- a CDS encoding DUF1800 domain-containing protein, producing the protein MITRRRFLQAGGALAASATIASCNGAGDGRALWDTGDVPPFQPPANGDVDDVAHVLARTTYGARPGDHARVRALGATPHEAIERYLDEQLAPRAHDAPAERAVRRLEVLAEPIGELFEFQPALLRESLAAGALLRAVYAERQLHTVMTGWWADHFNIDHSKGDCRWLTPAFARDVLQPHALGRFPELLRAVVLHPAMLWYLDGRVNRRRSADERPNENYARELLELHTLGAHGGYTQHDVMEVARALTGWTVRSKGESTFGIGRVEFDADAHDNGEKVVLGQVIPAGCGRRDVDEVLQIVVTHPSCAHFLATKLCRHFIADDPPAAAIDAVARTFAATGGEIAPTLRTLFATSAFAAARGTRFKRPFHFVASALRATDATIDDARPLVPWLERLGEVPFQYPTPDGYPDEAAPWLGTLLWRWQFAMALVRGRIEGTRIDATSLVTRAGGDAALLAHLLGRRPSDAELRATRGVRHRLALALSSPGFQLA
- a CDS encoding NADP-dependent isocitrate dehydrogenase, with the protein product MPSENATIIWTQIDEAPALATFSLLPIVQAFTAGSGVSIETRDISLAGRILANFADALTPEQRIPDHLAALGELATRAEANIIKLPNISASVPQLKEAIAELQAQGFAVPNYPESPANDAEKAIAARYAKVLGSAVNPVLREGNSDRRAPLSVKAFAQKNPHKLGAWSRDSKTHVAHMTEGDFYGSENSLTLPAATSARIEFVAADGSTTVLRKGLALEAGEILDTAVMRARSLRAFFAKEIADAKANDLLLSLHLKATMMKVSDPVMFGHAVTVFFEELFTKHAESFKALGVNPRNGLGDVYAKIAALPESERQAIETDIAATYASRPALAMVDSDKGITNLHVPNDVIIDASMPVVVRDSGKMWGPDGKLHDTKALVPDRCYAELYEAVFDDCRAHGAYDPRTMGDVPNVGLMAQKAEEYGSHDKTFIATGAGVIRVVDETSGATLLQQTVEGGDIFRGCQTKDLPIRDWVKLAVRRARATGAPAVFWLDRNRAHDAQVIAKVETYLKDHDTAGLDIRVLSPVDAMKLSLARIREGKDTISVTGNVLRDYLTDLFPILEIGTSAKMLSVVPLLAGGGLFETGAGGSAPKHVQQFQEEGYLRWDSLGEFSALGASLEHVALTTGNTKAGVLADTLDQAIGKFLDTNKSPARKVGEIDNRGSHFYLALYWAQALAAQDKDAELKARFAPVAKALSDNEATINAELIGAQGKPVDMGGYYHPDPAKTRAAMRPSATFNAVIDALLK